GTGATATgctgattataaatttttgtatgtaccgaagcaaatatttattaatatagattaataatttttaaataaaaatttgcaaagaaAACGTCATTaattataacgaattttccagatataaaaagtttatgatACTCAAGTTAGCACGTATAATTTACAGTTATCAAAAAcatttgacaaaatattttttattagggtATTAAACCCATAGAGATACTATAACAATAGAATTCGCGAAGTGGTAGTGTCCGCATCTAGGATAGAAAATGCTACCGATTTTTACCGTATCTTAAAGTATCATATAGGAAATGATGCGGTAGTTTGGCAGCGTTTTCTCTTTTTCCTTCGGACACTCTCACTGTTCTCTTTCGCATTCTATTCTTATAATATCCCTATGATTAAACCATTAAAGCATTTTAAAATGTAGATTTCTAAATGGAATGGAGTTTCTCaacttttattattgaaaaatcggTTAAGCGCAATAATGATTTTGAACAACTAGTgttctgtaacaaaaaaatcaaattgattaTAATGTTTGAATTCGTGCTTCAATAGATCTTCATAGGATACCTACTCAACACGACGTCCTTGATAGCTCTTTTTCCATTTCCCAATCAATGTCAAAATCaactttttatactttatgcCTATATTTGGAACATTAAAAGCTATCTTTGTGctagattataaatttttatgtcgaaataatataatataaaatgttatctatttatcgattctttacatttatttcaatttattaaatttcattctttacatttatttcaattattatttcattatttacgtTTATTTCGGTTATTTTAATCTCCATTTAAAGGTATTATATAACCATATGGAGACGGGTAAaggaaaaatgttttctaaatgACTAAATGACCAAAAGTCTTGATTTAAGGCAGTTAGTAAGAAGAAATTAGTATTAAGTTAAAGCTATAAAAGGTTATTTCTTTAGTATCGGCAAATTTAGAACTAGCAACGACCCGCGACCTCGTCTACAAGtgaatattttcatcaaaatccgttcagtaTTTTTTGCaagaaagcgtaacaaatataCATCCattcttacaaattttcacgatttttgtgccattcatttttcaatagacAATTTTTCTCTGtggcaaataataataacttagaTATGATAAATTTTCGTCTATACAGCAGCTTCTTCATCAGTAGTCGTTCAAGAACAATATTCgtgtattgatttaaaaaaaaagttcttattGGTTCACGTGTACAAAAACTTGCCAAACGCTTACGGTTTTTATAAGCGCACctgaaaaaacagtttttggaacttatttatttacatttaatgaaataaaatgtttgttataaataaatgttttcacagatggcaaaaaaatttttctttgacaaAAATCATCTATTTGACATTCTACAGCTTATCTTtggaataaaactttaaagaaTGTTAACTAAAATTAGGTGAAggttttattcattaaaaattaattaacgagATAAACTTATAAACAATAAGAATTATATGTTTTGGAATAAATATCTGTTGACATTTGCAAATCTTTTCTATAAACAAGGTTGAGAAAACCTTATacgtaatgaaaaaaaaaaatatataatgatcgTTTTTCATTAACAAATGTCTGCTGCGCATCAATAAATTATGTCATCACGTCAACAAAACCGaggttttattattgtttgtttacaaaaatataaattaatcgattaagtgtgaaatcaaacaaaatgAGATACGATTAcgacaaaatattaattgactatgaatttttcataattttgtacaCCAACTCGACCCGTGGGAAATTCCGCAATGCGGTACCCGTGCCTAAAAATATACTAGagaaaatttactttctttttatgttaatttaatgattggatgcagagtttctgagatatcgcagtatttggatcgattttagtccaaatctcaaaaagtattcgaccagtcaacaaatgcacccgatttttaaactttttaggtcaaaattaccttatatactgagttttatcgaaattggaggtaaaaaaaatttacgattttttaaaaaggagaaattgcccagcaaagcgggcgggtatctgctagttggttttatataatttaactcGATTCAACTGAACATAAATTCGATTTGCCAGCTATCAAAATACGTAGGTAAAATGAGACGAAATTCGGCAATGGTATTGAATAATTATGCCGAAAAAGTTATTCAGGGCTAAATTGATTCAAGAGTAAACATACTAAATGCTAATATTTTGTATTCGTGCCAAAAAAAAAGCGAGCCCCGTGATCCTTATTTGTACAGTGCCTCCAAAGGGCTAAAGACGGCTCTACTTCCAATTTAGAAATTTCGTTTCGTAATTGTAGGTATACTTAGtagacattaaaaataaaaatatttgcaatgtgtaatacttaaatttttatcgcaattattttagaacaatcaaaattcaaaaatacatgACTTCagattaaaatatacaaaaatttaattcatatacAACACGATAATCCACTAACCCaatttttgtgtgaaatttctataattagCACAAGAAAAACGCcattcaaaattcatttatcaATCATTAATGTGGATCATGATTggatgattattttaataaatcacaggatttattaaaattatatacagggtgttataTTGAAAAAGTATTAGGCAGTTTTTTAAGTCGaagttttgaaatgttttaaaagctAACTTAAAAGTTGGATTACAGATAAAAAATGCTGGGAAAACCTATTATATAGGagtttttactttcatttacaATGTTGATAGTCGGAACGTTTTGGGtcacaatttttacttttgaccaaatttttgtatgtaaaaattgatgaggctgaattaaaaaattacaaatttgaaatttgctgTTATTTATTTCGGAAACATAGCAGGTTACAATTTTGGAGAAAACTTCTGCAAGCTAAATTTGCATACAAAAAAGACTAAATTTTGCGTGTTTTAAAACCTCATTAAAAGGAGAAAGAAGAGTTAGGATACCTACATATTAAAGGTGTTTTTTAAAGGTTCACATCGTTGAGTTGGCAACATTCTTTTGTTGGAGAATCGATTTAGATTAGACTCACACCAGAGCAACGCATGCAAAGTGTTTCAATTTCACGTAGTAGATCTGTTAGTTATGTTTAAGATCGTGTGATCTAACCTTATTAGATATTTTCTTTAGGGATATGTAAAGTCACTTGTCTACGTTGATAAACCAGAGACTTTTGTATGGTCGGAATACAACATTCGGTGAGCTATTGGCAAAATACGACCGCAATTACTGCGAAAAGTGTATGAAAATTGGACATCCAGATTGAGTAATCTACGCGCCAGAATCAAACATTAATAGAACAAAATTACCTTTCCAATAAAGCCAATTTCattgatgtaaaaaatatttttctttgttttattttaatttaaagtagtGAGCCTTTACAAAGACATTCTTCATATAATAAACACCAGAAACAAACCCGGACTCTGATATAATTATATCAGAGTCCGGGTTTAAACCAGTTCGAGATATAAAATACACATCCGACATCCAGTgaggaaataataattaaaaataaaaagaatctcTATATCTTTGGTAGATTTTGCTAAATGCTCATATATGGAGGAAATAGACTATGgttttatttatgcaaatttatctacattttcaaacaaaagtattttcaaTCTAGCAATATTCAAAGAACAAACCCCAGGGTCCGGGCAAATAAAACAAGTTTATCAACATAACgtttatattactttttctGGGTCATATTGTACATTTGcatatgaatattttcaattaattttatatcaataataataataataaattttgataaaatgacAAGTCTAAATACtaagatatgaaaaaaaagatcTGTAATAATTGACTAGGAATTgacttttatctaaaaatttttcaaggctGCAATAAAATGTCTAGCTTACATtatttaaactgttaatatGTTTCTTAAGCATTTTTAATATGGACATAAtacgtataataaatatttgacagatcaaattaattgtataattaataattcttatACCATGTCAAGTCACACGCTAACTTATTAACAATTTTGTGTACTGCTTTCACGTGAAACtggtttgaaaattaataattatactctGGACAATTATGGCCATTAGAGATTTGGCAATTATCTTATAGGCtctattgataactgggagttgcaacccgccaactggcgataataattggtactaattaaaatcagaagtaGACCCaaattcagtagttacaattttgACTACCAAATGGCAGTACTTGTACTCAccattttttaaggccaataaaaatattcaaattcgaATCACGCGAGCTGGTGATAAAAATTTGCACAATTAAACACGGAGTGAatcgctttttcagtagttccaactTAGATcacctgattacttaccatttatcaatagtcGAGGAGCCCGAAGGGTTCCTATGGCCGATTAAGATCGCTAGGTTCAGCCACGTTTATTCTGTATACTTTTTCATCCTCTACCTTTAACTTTTTGCGGGttaatatcagaaaatatttgtgaattttCGTTAAGCGTATATAATCTAAGAAACacgttatatataatataacaaaacacGTTAAAGTCTCCctcatcaaatatttataaattttctttttaaaataattctaatcaTGCGATATACTTACCAATGTATTCGcgtgaaaaatattacaaaacatatTACCATGTGAATTGCGACATCGCGATTATACCTTGAAATATAATTCCGCATTTATTgttaaaacagataaaaaaatttacaattatgtaATAGccttatattatgtaaataaatcatttttaattatttatttaattactctTTAGGTAAATAGGGGGAATGGGTGGTGGAAgccttttgtaatttttttttacgtaatatAAGTAATTCAGGGAGTGTAGCTTTCCAACAAAAAGACAATTAAGTTCGTTGCTCGATTACATTAAGCCTctgattttagatttttaaagtTGGTCTTGGTATATACTAACGTCTACGTAATCCGTAGCTATCGATTTCCaaatcaaatagaaaattttcgaatttaaggagtgaattaaagtattattgtgattttcattgatttttctcgatttttgaatGTCTAAATGAATTACAGACACAAAGTGACTCGTAACGACCGCATTtggacaataaaataataaaagaggAAAAAAATCTTAAGAAGATAAGTTTTTTAATCTCATGCACCATTAATGAGATGATTTTACtaattattagttattactaattaaaatcaaccAATTTCATAGGTGATAAAAAAATGCTTGTTTTAGACCTTTACCGCCAACAATCATTAACTTTTTTCAGGTGTAGTGCACTCCTGGTACAACTCACTGTTATCAGACACTGGCTACAACTCTGACTAATCACCCATTTCAACAATTTATCCCATGAACATtaagtcgaaaattttatttttcgaagtaaaactTCATTATATTCACATattgatttctaattttaaaattgtagccAATAAAATTGTACGTAGTTGGAATTACGttaatatgttttctttttcatttatatttcatgatttttcatattttagattATCGGATGTCATGATATTAAAACTCTGCCTGTATCCAAAACACATGCTTTGAATATTGAAGTATTAGAGTTAGAAAACATATTATGTCAGTGAAGATActcctaaaatttttgtttttcgggCCTTCTTTGACTATGGTCATATTTggtaataaataacttaaaaagattttataatttacacgttatttacaaaacatatatttgtatatagatATTCGCGAAGCAGGGTTTAGTGTCGTGACTTCTTGTACTGCATTTCGAAAACAAAAGAACATGACTAGCGCTACCATCTTTACAAACCTAActgaactaataaaaaaaacaaatacaacatTTCAAGAAGTATTACAGAAATTGATATTCTTTGTAAGATGACAGTAAATTTGACATAATTTGACAGCAGACAggtaatgtttataaattaacatGCGTTGTAAATTGATTTCACGACgtgaaatgtaataaaatagtttGTATTCGATTTTTATGTTGGTgtaaattcaaagaaatgatattattatggttaatagatttttaaatatatcggAAAATTGGTGCATTTTCGACGAGAAAAACAGCTGTGTTTCATCTacttgaaatcgaaaatttttttttataaatgggtcaaattttttaaccaacAATGACAGCAATATTTGGCTATAGTAGGGAGGCAATACGGGTGAAAGTaaaggtaaaatttaaattgttttatttattcagtttaaacaattgtatgatttttttgtgtgtacagAAATGTGAAGGTTTGTTACAACcagaatttcgaaaatttagtgTTGATCCTCAAATCACTTCTTTTGAAGTGCTACAAAGTATTTTAGGAAAGGCATTTGATATTAAGGGAGAATTTACAATCGCATATCGGACACATGACGCTTTGGgtcatgaaatttatttatcaattttatctgATTGGGATCTGGATGCTGCTTTCTTAAGGTATCAAAAATTCTCATTTATTTTTgtggaaattattaaattgattaattatttcagTTCTCATAATGCATCGTTAGCTAATGGATCGGAGCCTAGCTTATGTTTACGTGTAGATATGAAGCCTTTTGCGGAAAGTACAGATGATTGGGACGTTACAAACACAACAATGGGAAAAACACGTAATACGTTGCCTGAAATTAAGGCATCATCACAAAGATTACCCGGATTGATTATGAACCAggtaaataatccaaaattctattaaaaataatttggtgtAACATTTGTATTACCGTATTTTGCTTTAGGTGGAACGGACATTTAACATGGTACAACGTGCACTAAATTTAGGCGAAGATGGCAATATTAATATTCAACCTGTGAGACCTCCTTTATCGGATTCAGAATTTCGACGATTTTTAGATCCAGTTGGCCAAATTGTTCATGCTAAAGAACTCAGATCTGTTATTTATTATGGTGGAATCGATCCCAGtttaaggtaaaaaatatattatttaattatttcctttTAGAGCacctattttttaaacatagggcggttactaattataaattttcgctctaataattcttgaaataattttattcaattttttaattcattgttcaaTGAACTTAAAATTAACATCGTAAAGCGTGAGACAAAATGATATCGTATTGGATCAGATTGTCacctaattatttattaataaatattttgctacactttttttaagtagctaaatttatttcgTATTGTTTAGcctattaaaacaacaaaatttcgattttcgttAAAGACTAAAATCGAATTTTGTTTCTCAAGATCTCGCTCATTTAgattatattgtattattgtCAGGCCGATTCGACAACATTCCTCTAGGAAACAAAATACCTGCATAAATGTTAAAGAAATATGGATCGAATTCACagcaatgttattttttaaaatcattcataAACATCTTAAATTATGAGATTTTTTCctcaatattttgatttataaattttttccttttaggaAAGTTGTATGGAAACACATTTTGAATGTATATCCAGAAGGAATGTCGGGTAGAGAACGAATGGATTATATGAAACGTAAAGCAGTAGAATATTATGAGCTACGAGACACTTGGCGGGAAATGTTACAAAAAGGTCCCGTAACTGGTGACCTTGCCTACACTACTGGTATGGTTCGTAAAGACGTTTTGCGAACGGACCGGCATCATCGATTTTATGCTGGTAGCGACGATAATCAAAATATTGCATCACTTTTTAATATTCTCACGACGTAAGTATATAGTGTTCGGAATTTTAGCAAATGTAAAAGTTTCTTATCCTAAATTTTTCCTTTGTTACCGATTGATCCGCATTCGTTTATTAAATCGTATTTAGTGTCACTTggagattttattttgttccagGTATGCATTAAATCATCCAAAAGTGAGTTATTGCCAGGGAATGAGTGATTTAGCGTCACCATTGCTTGTAACAATGGGGGATGAAGCGCATGCGTATATATGTTTTTGTGCGTTAATGCAACGTTTAGGTCACAATTTTATGTTGGATGGTATTGCCATGACTCAAAAATTTACTCATTTAGCCGAAGCGTTACTCTATTATGATCCAGAATTTTTTGGCTATTTAAAAATGCATCAGGCTGACGATTTACTATTTTGTTATCGATGGTTGTTACTTGAAATGAAACGTGAATTTGCATTTGAAGATTCATTACGTATGCTTGAAGTGCTATGGAGTTCTTTACCTGCAACCCCACCGGccaaagaattaaaattatatgaaactcATTTTAAACCTACAATAATAACGTCTACTCCACCAGTTAGTCCTTTGGTAAAAACACCTCGGGAAAATGCATATACTAAAGTGTGCGCTCTACGTCGCCAAAGCTCATCAATGTCAATTGCTTCGTGGGCCGGAGGATCCACACGAAAACCTGCTACACCAACAATTAAACGACAAATTCATAGTTTGGATGAAACTGTAAGTCGAGCTTTTAACGCTTTGCATAATGCAAAAACATACCAAAGTTTAGATGATGCTAGTATAACAACAGTGGCACCTCCAATTCAACAGGCGATTGAATGTACTGAAGAAGAAAATGATAGGCCCCGTTCAACTTCTCCTTTAGAAAGTAATCCAGAAGAAATCCAAAAGAAAAGTGATTTATCTGCGAGtatgaatagtttttttgtgaaaCCAAAGAAAGCAGGACATTTTAAGGAGTTAAAAGAACGTATTTCCGCTAATCGTAAAGGATTATTTTCTTCGTTAGATAAATTAGATAGTCGAAATGTAATTAAAGAAGAAACGGAAATTGAGAAGTCTACAAAAAGTGGCCGTgttgtcaaaaatttaaatgaatttttaaattttgccaaGAAAAAGGAAAGTCAAGAGGATGTAAATAAACCAATAATCACTTTAACTTCATCCTCGTTTGACGAATCCGAATCTAGTCAAGATAAACCTAGTCAACAAAAAAGCAGTAGTTGTGATACCACGGATACTTTTGACGGAAGTAGCCCTGATGATTCCCAGGAATATTTCCCAATGACTACATCAATCACAAGAGAATTAAGACTTGAACTAGAAAATTTAGATCGACAAGTTTTCGGCACTAATTATCAATCAAATACACTCTTAGACGACGATGAAGATTCTACTGAATCAACATCGGATTCCAGTTTGCGCATTGAAAAGAATACATCATGTGATTGTTTGCTATCAAAACCAAGCTCAGAAATTGTGGAAGGATCCACATTAACGGAAGTCGCGGAAATATGTAGTGTGTCAAAACCAACGTGCCTAAAATTAGATGGTAGCAAGGTTCCTACTGCCacaaccaaaaatggtaaaattacgGATGATATTTTTGTATGGGAGAATCCATTACATCAACAGAGTCCCGAAACTCGAAATTATACCAAATATCCCTCAACTCCCGATGAACAAGGTGAGGAATTGGAATATGATGGTGAATCAGGGGAAATATTTGAAGAATCGCAAAACGGTATTAAATCTGTGACCCCAATTCGTTTAGTTCGTAAAGAACAATCGTCGTTACGACATAAAAAGGTATCATCTACTATGTCAGTTTCTGCTACAGATAGTTCCGATAGCGGCGGTGATTTACAGGAATCAATACAAAAAGCAGTCAATGAATTTCCAATGCCCACGATGACGAATTCATGCGAAGAAGCAATCGAAAATGCTAATATTAAACGTGCGAATTCTTTGCTACCACCACCCCAAGAATTTGGAGGTGGTAACccatttttgatgtttttatgtGTGACGTTGTTGTTACAACATCGTAATTACGTTATGGAAAATGGAATGGATTACAATGAAATGGCAATGCATTTTGATAAAATGGTACGTAAGCATAATGTGCTACGTGTTTTGGATCAAGCACGTAGTATGTTTGCCTCTTACATGAAGCTACATAATGGTATGTTGTTGCAAAATAATAATGCTGCAGATCCTAAtgtttaatatagaaaaattatgtgAACGAAATTGATAATTTCCAAAATGCCGTGCTAAGAATTGTGATTAAGCCTTacagaaaaactaatttttatcttCTAAATAAAATTCACGTTAAGCGAGGCCTTAGAAGTGGGGTGCCTTACTATTTGAAGAATTTGAAACACTTCTCTGATCGGGCGATCATCAAACATATCTTGGTTCGGCATTGTTGATTCCTGATTGGTGCTGATTAGTTTCTTAACCACAAAAGTAATACTCTTTTTGTGTCTtgagtaataattatttgttgagtGCAGAAAGTGTTGGAATTCATGTGTAGCAGTTTTGAGGAAGAGCTTTTATGGTCTAATACAAACCAACGATCTCATTTTAATAGGACAGACGGATGTATTGGCATacgtaatttatattatttaaaaaaaaaaatgtcgtgcGTCTTCCCGGTTATCAAATCACTACACGTTGGTATAAGATGTCACCTCCTAAGACCATGAGGGTACACTTCCTTCTAAGTTGCCATTCTCTAAAGTGATACACCTTGAGGCGAAGCAACTTGCTACACtgccaattaaaaataaaaacttgtaaattaaaaaacttcccTTGTTATTTTAAGGGGGTaaattctcatttttttaatatgtaagttATTGATATTCATACGTGGTACTTAATTAGAAACTCCCCAACCTCCCTcattctaaataatattaataagatttttttaagaattatatgTGTAGCCAAGAGTCGTCAGTCATTCGTATAACAGCAAGTAGTGCTCAATCGAAAAAACCCCATAATTAAAAAAccagctttaaaatttttatttatttattttttttgtaaaaacttgcAATTAGGAAAAAGggctgttaaaaaatattatatttttttgtaaacacatAAAACACTCttagtacaataatttttaattagtggaccaatgaaaatttaatttttttatgaaaatttatttttattatcaaaataatatatacctaaTCGGTTTAAGAATAAATCACACACCTACCCTCTCCTCTTCCCCATAAATCTTTctgctttaaataaatatgtgcgCTACTACTGTGTGGATTCAGAATTTATAGTTTgggaaaatgaagttttttgaaaatttgatgctATTTCTTGCCATGAAAATTAGGAGTGAATTTAGAGTAGCCACTTTATTCAGTTACTGTAAACACAGTCGAATCATTCGAATAAATCTTACCATTCCGGTCTGTTGTACATTCTGATCGAGccaatttcaaatttgaaaggTATGGAACATCTTCCGCTtcctgttttataaaaaaaagactgAATCATATAAAGCGTTTAAACGGTGcgaataattcatttttgtatGGATTTTGCTTAGCTAGGATTAAAGAGTACAGcagac
This genomic interval from Chrysoperla carnea chromosome 1, inChrCarn1.1, whole genome shotgun sequence contains the following:
- the LOC123306028 gene encoding uncharacterized protein LOC123306028; this encodes MTAIFGYSREAIRVKVKKCEGLLQPEFRKFSVDPQITSFEVLQSILGKAFDIKGEFTIAYRTHDALGHEIYLSILSDWDLDAAFLSSHNASLANGSEPSLCLRVDMKPFAESTDDWDVTNTTMGKTRNTLPEIKASSQRLPGLIMNQVERTFNMVQRALNLGEDGNINIQPVRPPLSDSEFRRFLDPVGQIVHAKELRSVIYYGGIDPSLRKVVWKHILNVYPEGMSGRERMDYMKRKAVEYYELRDTWREMLQKGPVTGDLAYTTGMVRKDVLRTDRHHRFYAGSDDNQNIASLFNILTTYALNHPKVSYCQGMSDLASPLLVTMGDEAHAYICFCALMQRLGHNFMLDGIAMTQKFTHLAEALLYYDPEFFGYLKMHQADDLLFCYRWLLLEMKREFAFEDSLRMLEVLWSSLPATPPAKELKLYETHFKPTIITSTPPVSPLVKTPRENAYTKVCALRRQSSSMSIASWAGGSTRKPATPTIKRQIHSLDETVSRAFNALHNAKTYQSLDDASITTVAPPIQQAIECTEEENDRPRSTSPLESNPEEIQKKSDLSASMNSFFVKPKKAGHFKELKERISANRKGLFSSLDKLDSRNVIKEETEIEKSTKSGRVVKNLNEFLNFAKKKESQEDVNKPIITLTSSSFDESESSQDKPSQQKSSSCDTTDTFDGSSPDDSQEYFPMTTSITRELRLELENLDRQVFGTNYQSNTLLDDDEDSTESTSDSSLRIEKNTSCDCLLSKPSSEIVEGSTLTEVAEICSVSKPTCLKLDGSKVPTATTKNGKITDDIFVWENPLHQQSPETRNYTKYPSTPDEQGEELEYDGESGEIFEESQNGIKSVTPIRLVRKEQSSLRHKKVSSTMSVSATDSSDSGGDLQESIQKAVNEFPMPTMTNSCEEAIENANIKRANSLLPPPQEFGGGNPFLMFLCVTLLLQHRNYVMENGMDYNEMAMHFDKMVRKHNVLRVLDQARSMFASYMKLHNGMLLQNNNAADPNV